One window of the Bacteroidota bacterium genome contains the following:
- a CDS encoding stearoyl-CoA 9-desaturase, which yields MIFIICWLLGLIVGIITTLLDPSIRDLISISNNLLFYQLTVTVSLTNIVGFAGHVFKSDQVAESIGWGKGSFFQKELGFAELGYGIAGLMCIWFKGYFWLATIITLVPLYIGAALVHIKEVKKNNNFNPGNVISIAPDFLIPISLIVLSILSGIWK from the coding sequence ATGATATTTATTATCTGTTGGCTTTTAGGATTGATTGTCGGAATCATAACTACATTACTTGATCCAAGCATAAGGGATTTAATTTCTATTTCCAACAATCTTCTGTTTTATCAATTGACAGTAACAGTAAGTTTGACTAATATTGTCGGTTTCGCGGGGCATGTATTCAAATCCGATCAGGTTGCAGAATCCATCGGATGGGGAAAAGGTTCGTTCTTCCAAAAAGAGCTGGGCTTTGCCGAATTGGGTTATGGAATTGCCGGGTTGATGTGTATATGGTTTAAAGGTTATTTCTGGCTGGCCACTATCATAACATTAGTACCTCTATACATTGGAGCTGCACTTGTTCATATAAAAGAGGTTAAAAAGAATAATAATTTCAACCCCGGCAATGTAATCAGCATTGCACCGGATTTTTTAATTCCCATTTCATTAATCGTACTTTCAATCCTTTCAGGAATATGGAAATAG